TTCAGCGACGGGGGTCGAAGGTGGCGTCGATGTGCTCCGCCACCGCGACGACGAGCAGCCTGGTGCCGGGGACGGTCGCGCGCCAGCGGTGCCGCACACCGCCGGACAGGAACAGCGTGTCGCCGCGGTCGAGCCGGTACGCCTGCCCCTCGGCCTCCACCTCGGCGGCGCCCTCCACCACGTACATCACCTCGTCGTTGCGGTGCTGGAACTCGCGCCCGAGGTCCTGCTCGCCGGTGAACTCCAGGGCGCTGAGCTGATGACGCCCGCGCACCACCCTGCGTACGCCGTCGCCCTCGCCCGCCCGTACGACGTCCACGGCGCGCGCCGAGTCGGCGGCGGCCCGCAGCCGGGCGGTCGTGGTCTCCAGGGCTTCCGCGACGCGGTCCAGGGACTTGGCGCTCGGCCGGGCCCGTTCGTTCTCGATCTGGCTGAGGAAGGGCACGGACAGTCCGCTGCGCGCGGCGACCGCGGACAGCGTGAGCCCGAGGTTCCTGCGCCGTCGGCGAACCGCGGCACCTACCCGCGGTGTGTCCTTGTCGTCCATGTCCGGCTCCCTCCCGCCTGGCCATCCTCCCGGCTGCCAGCACCCTACGCATGTCGTTCGCCGGATGGCGCCGGAGCGAATGGAGGGA
The Streptomyces sp. NBC_00234 DNA segment above includes these coding regions:
- a CDS encoding helix-turn-helix domain-containing protein gives rise to the protein MDDKDTPRVGAAVRRRRRNLGLTLSAVAARSGLSVPFLSQIENERARPSAKSLDRVAEALETTTARLRAAADSARAVDVVRAGEGDGVRRVVRGRHQLSALEFTGEQDLGREFQHRNDEVMYVVEGAAEVEAEGQAYRLDRGDTLFLSGGVRHRWRATVPGTRLLVVAVAEHIDATFDPRR